One stretch of uncultured Cohaesibacter sp. DNA includes these proteins:
- a CDS encoding c-type cytochrome, with protein sequence MHNFAFSRMGHLLFALLSAMTMGACAAPLDETARLYGDRCASCHGETGETRALGRSRKLSDMTAEEIEETLLPYQLGQPARGMKEKMKSGLSMEQIEALSAFAGKAP encoded by the coding sequence ATGCATAATTTTGCCTTCTCTAGAATGGGCCATCTTCTGTTCGCTTTGCTGTCGGCCATGACAATGGGTGCGTGCGCAGCCCCACTCGATGAGACTGCACGTCTCTACGGGGATCGCTGCGCTTCATGCCATGGTGAAACGGGAGAGACCAGAGCTCTTGGCCGAAGCCGCAAGCTCAGTGACATGACGGCTGAGGAGATTGAGGAGACGCTGCTACCCTATCAGTTGGGACAGCCTGCGAGGGGCATGAAAGAAAAGATGAAATCAGGCTTGTCGATGGAGCAGATCGAGGCCCTGAGCGCATTTGCAGGCAAAGCGCCC